One genomic region from Phoenix dactylifera cultivar Barhee BC4 unplaced genomic scaffold, palm_55x_up_171113_PBpolish2nd_filt_p 000046F, whole genome shotgun sequence encodes:
- the LOC103712046 gene encoding uncharacterized protein LOC103712046 isoform X2: MDGGLPLLNCLWQQALRSFCSSENPANSSKWVYAVFWRILPRNYPPPRWDDGQAVFDRSNGNKRNWILVWEDGFCDFYECERGRNAFRKGRSFGPDIFFKMSHEVYNYGEGLMGKVAADNSHKWVFSEFHTETDPNFSSSWNASLDLQPKAWESQFNSGIQTIAVVAVKEGVIQLGSLDKAAEDLNLVINIQRKFNYLQSIPGIFAMQRPYPVASDHYTNMPKHNLQISEISRCRSRLGRGEEEELPSKLASFDWNSPMKGSFFQPIPPLLPSVSYSLGMLLSRLPSVTPPNSHAQSLTSARNNGFHAPNLPCSYSQNSDAKLNIFEVPQSKHHLISPCSSDPCYETAFLQGFDVQGEDGTNISPML; encoded by the exons ATGGATGGTGGGCTTCCTTTGCTCAATTGTCTTTGGCAGCAAGCTCTTAGAAGCTTCTGTTCTTCCGAAAATCCTGCTAATTCTTCCAAATGGGTTTATGCTGTCTTCTGGAGAATCCTCCCTCGAAACTATCCTCCACCAAG ATGGGATGATGGACAAGCAGTCTTCGATCGATCCAATGGAAACAAAAGGAATTG GATTCTAGTATGGGAAGATGGCTTCTGCGATTTTTACGAGTGCGAGCGTGGAAGGAATGCTTTCAGAAAGGGGAGATCCTTTGGACCTGATATCTTCTTTAAGATGTCACATGAGGTCTACAATTATGGAGAAGG ATTAATGGGGAAGGTGGCAGCTGATAACAGCCACAAGTGGGTGTTTAGTGAATTCCACACAGAAACCGATCCCAACTTCTCTTCTTCATGGAATGCATCACTTGATTTA CAACCAAAGGCTTGGGAATCCCAGTTCAATTCTGGCATCCAG ACTATTGCAGTTGTTGCTGTCAAGGAAGGTGTCATTCAACTGGGTTCACTAGATAAG GCTGCAGAAGACCTTAACTTGGTGATCAATATACAGAGAAAATTTAATTACCTTCAGAGCATTCCTGGCATCTTCGCTATGCAACGACCTTACCCAGTTGCTTCAGATCATTATACCAATATGCCCAAACACAACCTGCAGATTAGTGAGATATCGAGGTGCAGGTCGAGACTTGGTCGCGGGGAGGAAGAGGAACTTCCAAGCAAATTGGCTAGTTTTGATTGGAATAGCCCCATGAAGGGCTCCTTTTTCCAGCCTatccctccccttctcccatCAGTGTCTTACAGTCTTGGGATGCTTCTATCTAGATTACCTTCTGTGACTCCACCCAACAGCCATGCTCAATCTCTAACTTCTGCTAGAAATAATGGCTTTCATGCACCAAATTTGCCTTGCAGTTATAGTCAGAACTCCGATGCGAAACTCAACATATTTGAAGTGCCACAAAGCAAACACCATCTCATCAGCCCTTGCTCGAGCGATCCATGTTATGAGACTGCATTTCTGCAAGGATTTGATGTTCAAGGTGAAGATGGAACAAATATTAGTCCTATGCTTTAA
- the LOC103712046 gene encoding uncharacterized protein LOC103712046 isoform X1, whose amino-acid sequence MVGFLCSIVFGSKLLEASVLPKILLILPNGFMLSSGESSLETILHQDGMMDKQSSIDPMETKGIGNVKWNVSEVYSKKAASPSFLRPSLFPVRLLTSYCFRILVWEDGFCDFYECERGRNAFRKGRSFGPDIFFKMSHEVYNYGEGLMGKVAADNSHKWVFSEFHTETDPNFSSSWNASLDLQPKAWESQFNSGIQTIAVVAVKEGVIQLGSLDKAAEDLNLVINIQRKFNYLQSIPGIFAMQRPYPVASDHYTNMPKHNLQISEISRCRSRLGRGEEEELPSKLASFDWNSPMKGSFFQPIPPLLPSVSYSLGMLLSRLPSVTPPNSHAQSLTSARNNGFHAPNLPCSYSQNSDAKLNIFEVPQSKHHLISPCSSDPCYETAFLQGFDVQGEDGTNISPML is encoded by the exons ATGGTGGGCTTCCTTTGCTCAATTGTCTTTGGCAGCAAGCTCTTAGAAGCTTCTGTTCTTCCGAAAATCCTGCTAATTCTTCCAAATGGGTTTATGCTGTCTTCTGGAGAATCCTCCCTCGAAACTATCCTCCACCAAG ATGGGATGATGGACAAGCAGTCTTCGATCGATCCAATGGAAACAAAAGGAATTGGTAACGTTAAATGGAATGTTTCTGAAGTATATTCAAAGAAGGCTgcttctccttctttccttcGTCCTTCACTTTTTCCTGTGAGGCTTTTGACATCATATTGTTTCAGGATTCTAGTATGGGAAGATGGCTTCTGCGATTTTTACGAGTGCGAGCGTGGAAGGAATGCTTTCAGAAAGGGGAGATCCTTTGGACCTGATATCTTCTTTAAGATGTCACATGAGGTCTACAATTATGGAGAAGG ATTAATGGGGAAGGTGGCAGCTGATAACAGCCACAAGTGGGTGTTTAGTGAATTCCACACAGAAACCGATCCCAACTTCTCTTCTTCATGGAATGCATCACTTGATTTA CAACCAAAGGCTTGGGAATCCCAGTTCAATTCTGGCATCCAG ACTATTGCAGTTGTTGCTGTCAAGGAAGGTGTCATTCAACTGGGTTCACTAGATAAG GCTGCAGAAGACCTTAACTTGGTGATCAATATACAGAGAAAATTTAATTACCTTCAGAGCATTCCTGGCATCTTCGCTATGCAACGACCTTACCCAGTTGCTTCAGATCATTATACCAATATGCCCAAACACAACCTGCAGATTAGTGAGATATCGAGGTGCAGGTCGAGACTTGGTCGCGGGGAGGAAGAGGAACTTCCAAGCAAATTGGCTAGTTTTGATTGGAATAGCCCCATGAAGGGCTCCTTTTTCCAGCCTatccctccccttctcccatCAGTGTCTTACAGTCTTGGGATGCTTCTATCTAGATTACCTTCTGTGACTCCACCCAACAGCCATGCTCAATCTCTAACTTCTGCTAGAAATAATGGCTTTCATGCACCAAATTTGCCTTGCAGTTATAGTCAGAACTCCGATGCGAAACTCAACATATTTGAAGTGCCACAAAGCAAACACCATCTCATCAGCCCTTGCTCGAGCGATCCATGTTATGAGACTGCATTTCTGCAAGGATTTGATGTTCAAGGTGAAGATGGAACAAATATTAGTCCTATGCTTTAA
- the LOC103713521 gene encoding UPF0481 protein At3g47200-like: MEKREMSIQGDLPPLSQPNSISPTFSEHSKEALEGARGEEMVAVFNKELLSWYLVTLKFKEKVEGKSQPTTPASKAPPLLTQAGEPAAPPNPPQDSEWVISIREKLEQARQLERFSPWAKLSIYRVPKSLREGDEKAYVPQVVSIGPYHRGRGRLRDMDSHKWRALHHVLKRTGHDIHLYLHAVKSLEDKARSCYEGHIHLSSNDFVEVMVLDGVFMLELFRGAAGEGFTSLGYSRCDPVFAVRGTMHSIQRDMIMLENQIPLFVLGRLLGLQLGLPEQSCGLVARLAIQFLDPLMPTYEPLNQSDRFKLESSAAAFDPLSEGGLHCLDVFRRSLLRAGPRPAPRVWLKRWSHRGRVCDKRRQQLVHCVTELRDSGIKFRKRRTDRFWDIEFKNGVLHIPRLLIHDGTKSLFLNLIAFEQCNMNCSNDITSYVIFMDNLIDSEEDVRYLHYRGIIEHWLGNDDEVADMFNKLCQEVVFDMNDSYLSGLSEQVNRYYNHRWNSWRASLKHKYFSNPWAIISLIAAVVLLVLTLAQTFYSVYGYYRPSS, translated from the exons ATGGAGAAAAGAGAGATG AGTATCCAAGGTGATCTCCCACCATTATCGCAGCCAAACTCCATATCACCAACTTTTAGCGAACACTCGAAAGAAGCCTTGGAAGGGGCGAGGGGCGAAGAAATGGTAGCCGTCTTCAACAAAGAACTCCTGAGCTGGTACCTCGTCACCCTCAAGTTCAAAGAAAAAGTGGAAGGCAAATCCCAGCCCACCACCCCCGCCTCCAAAGCTCCTCCCCTCCTCACGCAGGCCGGCGAGCCCGCCGCTCCCCCAAACCCCCCTCAAGACTCCGAATGGGTCATCTCCATAAGAGAGAAACTCGAGCAAGCCCGGCAGCTGGAGAGATTCAGCCCCTGGGCCAAGCTCTCCATCTACCGCGTCCCCAAGTCCCTCCGCGAGGGCGACGAGAAGGCCTACGTCCCCCAGGTCGTGTCCATCGGACCCTACcaccgcggccgcggccgcctCCGCGACATGGACAGCCACAAGTGGCGGGCACTCCACCACGTCCTCAAGCGCACCGGCCACGATATCCACCTCTACCTCCACGCCGTCAAATCCCTCGAGGACAAAGCCAGGTCCTGCTACGAAGGCCACATCCATCTCTCCAGCAATGACTTCGTCGAGGTCATGGTCCTCGACGGCGTCTTCATGCTCGAGCTCTTCCGCGGCGCCGCCGGCGAGGGCTTTACGAGCCTGGGCTACTCGCGCTGCGACCCGGTCTTCGCCGTCCGCGGCACCATGCACTCTATCCAGCGCGACATGATCATGCTGGAGAACCAGATCCCTCTGTTCGTCCTCGGCCGCCTGCTCGGTCTCCAGCTCGGCCTGCCGGAGCAAAGCTGCGGCCTCGTCGCCCGCCTCGCCATCCAATTCTTGGACCCCCTCATGCCCACCTACGAGCCGCTCAACCAGAGCGACCGCTTCAAGCTCGAGTCCTCTGCCGCCGCCTTCGACCCCCTGTCCGAAGGCGGCCTGCACTGCCTCGACGTCTTCCGCCGCAGCCTGCTCCGCGCCGGCCCGCGGCCGGCGCCCCGCGTCTGGCTCAAGCGGTGGTCCCACCGCGGCCGCGTCTGCGACAAGCGCCGCCAGCAGCTGGTCCACTGCGTCACCGAGCTGCGTGATTCCGGCATCAAATTCCGGAAGCGGAGGACCGACCGGTTCTGGGACATCGAATTCAAGAACGGCGTGCTCCATATCCCACGCCTGCTCATTCACGACGGCACCAAATCCTTGTTCCTGAACCTGATAGCCTTCGAGCAGTGCAACATGAATTGCAGCAACGACATCACCTCGTACGTGATCTTCATGGACAATTTGATCGATTCCGAGGAGGATGTCCGGTACCTGCACTACCGTGGCATCATCGAGCATTGGCTGGGGAACGACGACGAGGTCGCCGATATGTTCAATAAACTGTGCCAGGAGGTGGTGTTCGACATGAACGACAGTTACTTGTCTGGGCTCTCGGAGCAGGTGAACAGGTATTACAACCATCGGTGGAATAGTTGGAGAGCCAGCTTGAAGCATAAGTACTTCAGCAATCCATGGGCGATTATTTCCCTCATTGCTGCTGTGGTTCTTCTGGTGCTAACTCTCGCTCAGACATTTTATAGCGTCTATGGCTATTACAGACCAAGCTCATGA